In a genomic window of Streptomyces noursei ATCC 11455:
- a CDS encoding DNA-binding protein, translating to MALKNPSAPSRTASRVPATTPSSGVIHANSRHTSHFTVVGNHLAQHRGLTLVAIGLALHIQSLPAGARIGIKCLAARFPESEARIAAALRELEAAGYLKRTRERLPSGRVVTRTVSYNKPGAAPHPMPRPAQRAPRPTREHAAKPTPKPAPAAAPAPAPAPAPAPAPAPQAKPARAPLPAPRHPSPDGTRLAHRILVELRRDDPRLLLSEADVARLAPAVSAWLEREAPPDAVRRTLSANLPDGLRNPAALLAHRLTALLPPPLPAAAPPPARPDPLQTCDGCERAFRAPQPGLCRDCRPGLMEAA from the coding sequence ATGGCTCTCAAGAACCCTAGCGCGCCTTCGCGCACCGCGTCCCGCGTTCCCGCGACGACTCCCTCGTCCGGCGTCATTCACGCCAACTCCCGTCACACCAGCCACTTCACGGTGGTCGGCAACCACCTCGCCCAGCACCGTGGACTGACGCTCGTCGCGATCGGGCTGGCCCTGCACATCCAGTCGCTGCCCGCCGGGGCGCGCATCGGCATCAAGTGCCTGGCCGCCCGCTTTCCGGAGAGCGAGGCCCGCATCGCGGCCGCGCTGCGGGAGTTGGAGGCGGCCGGGTACCTGAAGCGCACGCGGGAGCGGCTGCCGAGCGGGCGGGTGGTGACGCGCACGGTCTCGTACAACAAGCCGGGGGCAGCGCCCCACCCCATGCCCCGTCCCGCCCAACGAGCCCCGAGGCCGACACGGGAACACGCGGCGAAGCCGACGCCGAAACCCGCACCCGCAGCGGCACCAGCACCAGCACCAGCACCGGCACCGGCACCGGCACCGGCACCGCAAGCGAAACCGGCACGTGCACCGCTTCCCGCGCCGCGTCACCCCAGCCCGGACGGGACCCGCCTGGCCCACCGCATCCTCGTGGAGCTGCGGCGTGACGATCCCCGCCTGCTGCTCTCCGAGGCGGACGTGGCGCGCCTCGCCCCGGCCGTGAGCGCCTGGCTCGAACGCGAGGCGCCACCCGACGCCGTACGCCGCACCCTCAGCGCCAACCTGCCGGACGGACTCCGCAATCCGGCGGCCCTGCTCGCGCACCGCCTCACGGCGTTACTGCCGCCACCCCTCCCGGCCGCCGCCCCGCCACCCGCACGCCCGGACCCCCTCCAGACCTGCGACGGCTGCGAGCGCGCCTTCCGCGCGCCGCAACCGGGACTCTGCCGCGACTGCCGCCCCGGTCTCATGGAGGCCGCCTAG
- a CDS encoding TatD family hydrolase has protein sequence MAKQDKDTPPPLPEPLRVPVADSHTHLDMQGVTVEEALATAASVGVTTLVQVGCDLNGSRWAADTAAAHEAVHATVALHPNEAPRIVLGEPIEGASRSDSGEGGGGRRAGWSRQGAREPGGDAALDAALAEIDALAARPEVRGVGETGLDRFRTGPEGMAAQERSFRAHIEIAKRHGKALVIHDREAHDDVLRILREEGAPDRVVFHCYSGDAAMAEVCAAAGYFMSFAGNVTFKNAQPLRDALAIAPPELLLVETDAPFLTPAPYRGRANAPYLIPLTLRAMADVKGMTEDALASAVAANTARAFDY, from the coding sequence ATGGCCAAGCAGGACAAAGACACCCCGCCGCCGCTGCCCGAACCGCTCCGGGTTCCGGTCGCGGACTCGCACACCCACCTGGACATGCAGGGGGTCACCGTCGAGGAGGCCCTGGCCACGGCCGCGTCGGTCGGCGTGACCACCCTCGTCCAGGTCGGCTGCGACCTGAACGGCTCCCGCTGGGCGGCGGACACCGCCGCCGCCCACGAGGCCGTGCACGCCACCGTCGCCCTGCACCCCAACGAGGCCCCGCGGATCGTCCTCGGCGAGCCCATCGAGGGGGCGTCGCGAAGCGACTCCGGGGAGGGTGGTGGTGGGCGACGGGCGGGCTGGTCCCGGCAGGGCGCCCGCGAGCCGGGCGGCGACGCCGCGCTGGACGCCGCCCTCGCCGAGATCGACGCGCTCGCCGCCCGCCCCGAGGTCCGCGGCGTCGGCGAGACCGGCCTGGACCGCTTCCGCACCGGCCCCGAGGGCATGGCCGCCCAGGAGCGGTCCTTCCGCGCCCACATCGAGATCGCCAAGCGGCACGGCAAGGCCCTGGTCATCCACGACCGCGAGGCCCACGACGACGTGCTGCGCATCCTGCGCGAGGAGGGCGCGCCCGACCGGGTCGTCTTCCACTGCTACTCCGGCGACGCCGCGATGGCCGAGGTCTGCGCCGCGGCCGGCTACTTCATGTCGTTCGCCGGCAACGTCACCTTCAAGAACGCCCAGCCGCTGCGCGACGCCCTCGCGATCGCCCCGCCCGAACTGCTGCTCGTCGAGACCGACGCGCCCTTCCTCACCCCCGCGCCGTACCGCGGACGGGCCAACGCGCCCTACCTCATCCCGCTCACCCTGCGGGCCATGGCCGACGTCAAGGGCATGACGGAGGACGCGCTGGCCTCGGCCGTCGCCGCCAACACCGCCCGCGCGTTCGACTACTGA
- a CDS encoding response regulator transcription factor, with translation MGVRLMVVDDHRLLAEALASALKLRGHRVLAAAAPSAGAAELVVSRSPEVCLLGTAGPAEPGVFDPVVRIKKERPQIAVVVLGPVPSPRGIAAAFAAGASGYVRNDERIEGVERAMLKARAGEAAVAPQLLQQAFGELLHPAVQPDDEGARLLQLLTPREVEVLIRVAEGEDTRVIAAGMAIAPSTARTHVQRVLMKLEVGSRLEAAALAARTGLLERVQRSRSGQGPSGGSGPERSTRS, from the coding sequence ATGGGCGTGCGGCTCATGGTCGTCGACGATCACCGCCTGCTCGCCGAGGCGCTCGCCTCGGCCCTGAAGCTGCGGGGGCACCGGGTGCTGGCGGCCGCCGCGCCCAGCGCCGGGGCCGCGGAACTGGTGGTCAGCCGGTCGCCGGAGGTGTGTCTGCTGGGCACCGCGGGGCCGGCCGAGCCGGGTGTCTTCGACCCGGTCGTCCGGATCAAGAAGGAACGGCCGCAGATCGCGGTGGTGGTGCTCGGGCCGGTGCCCAGCCCGCGCGGGATCGCCGCCGCCTTCGCCGCCGGGGCCTCCGGTTACGTCCGCAACGACGAGCGCATCGAGGGCGTCGAGCGGGCGATGCTCAAGGCGCGGGCGGGCGAGGCGGCGGTCGCCCCGCAACTGCTCCAGCAGGCGTTCGGGGAGCTGCTGCACCCCGCCGTCCAGCCCGACGACGAGGGGGCGCGGCTGCTCCAGCTCCTCACCCCGCGCGAGGTGGAGGTGCTGATCCGGGTCGCGGAGGGCGAGGACACCCGGGTGATCGCGGCCGGCATGGCGATCGCCCCGAGCACCGCCCGCACCCACGTCCAGCGGGTGCTGATGAAGCTGGAGGTGGGCTCCCGGTTGGAGGCGGCCGCGCTGGCCGCCCGGACCGGCCTGCTGGAACGCGTCCAGCGGTCCCGGTCGGGCCAGGGCCCGTCGGGCGGGTCGGGGCCGGAGCGGTCCACCCGGTCCTAG
- the rsmA gene encoding 16S rRNA (adenine(1518)-N(6)/adenine(1519)-N(6))-dimethyltransferase RsmA produces MSDRKTTDETGPLLGPADVRELAAALGVRPTKQRGQNFVIDANTVRRIVRTAEVRPDDVVVEVGPGLGSLTLALLEAADRVTAVEIDDVLAAALPDTVAARLPERADRFTLVHSDALHVTELPGPAPTALVANLPYNVAVPVLLHMLERFPTIERTLVMVQAEVADRLAAGPGNKVYGVPSVKANWYAEVKRAGAIGRNVFWPAPNVESGLVSLVRRATPLPSRVSREEVFAVVDAAFAQRRKTLRAALAGWAGSAAAAEAALVAAGVSPQARGESLTVESFIAIAENKVPAAGAASDQEPTR; encoded by the coding sequence GTGAGCGACCGCAAGACCACTGACGAAACCGGCCCGCTGCTGGGCCCCGCCGATGTCCGGGAACTGGCCGCAGCGCTGGGCGTACGCCCCACCAAGCAGCGCGGCCAGAACTTCGTCATCGACGCCAACACCGTCCGCCGGATCGTCCGGACCGCGGAGGTCCGCCCCGACGACGTGGTCGTCGAGGTCGGCCCCGGCCTGGGCTCGTTGACCCTGGCGCTGCTGGAGGCCGCCGACCGGGTCACCGCCGTCGAGATCGACGACGTGCTCGCCGCGGCGCTGCCCGACACCGTCGCCGCCCGGCTGCCCGAGCGCGCCGACCGCTTCACGCTGGTCCACAGCGACGCCCTGCACGTCACCGAACTCCCCGGACCGGCGCCCACCGCGCTGGTCGCCAACCTCCCGTACAACGTCGCCGTCCCGGTCCTCCTCCACATGCTGGAGCGGTTCCCGACCATCGAGCGGACCCTGGTCATGGTCCAGGCCGAGGTCGCCGACCGGCTCGCCGCCGGGCCCGGCAACAAGGTCTACGGCGTCCCGTCGGTCAAGGCCAACTGGTACGCCGAGGTCAAGCGGGCCGGCGCGATCGGCCGCAACGTCTTCTGGCCCGCGCCCAACGTCGAGTCCGGCCTGGTCTCGCTCGTCCGGCGCGCCACGCCGCTGCCGTCCCGGGTCTCCCGCGAAGAGGTCTTCGCCGTGGTCGACGCGGCCTTCGCCCAGCGCCGCAAGACCCTGCGGGCCGCCCTCGCCGGCTGGGCGGGCTCGGCCGCGGCGGCCGAGGCGGCCCTGGTCGCGGCCGGCGTCTCGCCGCAGGCCCGCGGCGAGTCGCTGACCGTCGAGTCGTTCATCGCCATCGCCGAGAACAAGGTTCCGGCCGCCGGCGCCGCCTCCGACCAGGAGCCCACCCGATGA
- a CDS encoding 4-(cytidine 5'-diphospho)-2-C-methyl-D-erythritol kinase, producing MSRPAAPGVTVRVPAKVNVQLAVGGRRPDGFHDLANVFLAVGLYDEVTATPADALTLTCTGPDADQVPLDDTNLAARAARALAARHGLDPAVHLHIAKDIPVAGGMAGGSADAAGALLACDTLWGTGATRDELLAICAELGSDVPFSLVGGAALGRGRGELLEPLPVGGTFHWVFAVADGGLSTPAVYKECDRLRDATGRGATTADIPDPEPSPALLDALRTGDATALAASMGNDLQAAAVSLRPSLAAALAAGTDAGALAALVSGSGPTTAFLVADADRADHVAAALRASGTCRTARATSGPAPGATVVTNG from the coding sequence ATGAGCCGCCCCGCCGCCCCCGGCGTCACCGTCCGGGTGCCCGCCAAGGTCAACGTCCAGCTCGCCGTCGGCGGGCGCCGCCCCGACGGCTTCCACGACCTGGCCAACGTCTTCCTGGCCGTCGGCCTGTACGACGAGGTCACCGCCACCCCCGCGGACGCCCTGACGCTCACCTGCACCGGCCCGGACGCCGACCAGGTCCCGCTGGACGACACCAACCTCGCCGCCCGCGCGGCCCGCGCGCTGGCCGCCCGCCACGGCCTGGACCCCGCCGTCCACCTGCACATCGCCAAGGACATCCCGGTCGCCGGCGGCATGGCCGGCGGCAGCGCGGACGCCGCCGGCGCCCTGCTGGCCTGCGACACCCTGTGGGGCACCGGTGCCACCCGGGACGAACTCCTCGCCATCTGCGCGGAGTTGGGCAGCGACGTGCCGTTCAGCCTGGTCGGCGGCGCGGCGCTGGGCCGCGGCCGCGGCGAACTGCTGGAGCCGCTGCCCGTCGGCGGCACCTTCCACTGGGTCTTCGCGGTCGCCGACGGCGGCCTGTCCACCCCCGCCGTCTACAAGGAGTGCGACCGCCTCCGCGACGCGACCGGCCGCGGCGCGACCACCGCCGACATCCCCGACCCCGAGCCGTCCCCCGCCCTCCTGGACGCCCTGCGCACCGGCGACGCCACCGCCCTGGCCGCGTCGATGGGCAACGACCTCCAGGCCGCCGCGGTCTCCCTCCGTCCGTCGCTGGCCGCCGCCCTCGCCGCCGGCACCGACGCCGGGGCGCTGGCCGCCCTGGTCTCCGGCTCCGGCCCGACCACCGCGTTCCTGGTGGCCGACGCCGACCGGGCCGACCACGTCGCCGCCGCCCTGCGCGCCTCGGGCACCTGCCGCACGGCCCGTGCCACGTCCGGCCCGGCCCCGGGCGCGACGGTCGTCACCAACGGCTGA
- a CDS encoding ABC-F family ATP-binding cassette domain-containing protein, whose amino-acid sequence MAANLVNLEAVDKVYGTRALLDGVSLGVNEGDRIGVVGRNGDGKTTLIRILAKLESADTGRVTHAGDLRLGVLTQHDSLDPAATIRHEVIGDLADHEWAGNAKIRDVLTGLFGDLHLPGFTQGLDTVIGPLSGGERRRIALAKLLIAEQDLIVLDEPTNHLDVEGISWLARHLAARRSALVVVTHDRWFLDQVATRMWDVQRGAVHEYEGGYSDYVFARAERERIAASEEAKRQNLMRKELAWLRRGAPARTSKPRFRIEAANELIADVPPPRDNAELMKFASSRLGKTVFELEGVTVQAGPKVLLKHLTWQLGPGDRIGLVGVNGAGKTSLLRTLEAAARSGGEQQPAAGKVVVGKTVKLAYLSQEVAELNPALRVLEAVQQVRDRVDLGKGREMTAGQLCEKFGFTKEKQWTPVGDLSGGERRRLQILRLLMDEPNVLFLDEPTNDLDIETLTQLEDLLDGWPGSMIVISHDRYFVERTTDRVFALLGDAALRMLPRGLDEYLERRQKVIEAATPAPAQPAAAAPKKPAAVNRAAQKELQRIERQLDKIGEKEAALHAQMAEHATDFEKIAGLDAQLRELGGQREELELRWLELAEDA is encoded by the coding sequence ATGGCCGCCAACCTCGTCAATCTGGAAGCCGTCGACAAGGTGTACGGGACGCGTGCGCTGCTCGACGGCGTGTCCCTCGGCGTCAACGAGGGCGACCGGATCGGCGTCGTGGGTCGTAACGGCGACGGCAAGACCACGCTGATCCGGATCCTCGCCAAGCTGGAGTCCGCCGACACCGGTCGGGTCACGCACGCCGGTGACCTGCGGTTGGGCGTGCTGACCCAGCACGATTCGCTGGACCCGGCCGCCACCATCCGGCACGAGGTGATCGGTGATCTCGCCGATCACGAGTGGGCCGGCAACGCCAAGATCCGGGACGTGCTGACCGGGCTGTTCGGGGATCTGCACCTGCCGGGGTTCACGCAGGGCCTGGACACCGTCATCGGGCCGCTGTCCGGTGGTGAGCGGCGGCGGATCGCGCTGGCCAAGCTGCTGATCGCCGAGCAGGACCTGATCGTGCTGGACGAGCCGACCAACCACCTCGATGTCGAGGGGATCTCCTGGCTGGCCCGGCATCTGGCGGCGCGGCGTTCCGCGCTCGTCGTCGTCACCCACGACCGGTGGTTCCTGGACCAGGTCGCGACGCGGATGTGGGACGTCCAGCGCGGTGCCGTCCACGAGTACGAGGGCGGCTACTCCGACTACGTCTTCGCGCGGGCCGAGCGGGAGCGGATCGCCGCCTCCGAGGAGGCCAAGCGGCAGAACCTGATGCGGAAGGAATTGGCGTGGCTGCGGCGTGGTGCGCCGGCGCGGACCAGCAAGCCGCGGTTCCGGATCGAGGCGGCCAACGAGCTGATCGCGGACGTGCCGCCGCCGCGGGACAACGCCGAGCTGATGAAGTTCGCCAGTTCAAGGTTGGGCAAGACGGTCTTCGAGTTGGAGGGCGTCACCGTCCAGGCCGGGCCGAAGGTGCTGCTCAAGCACCTGACGTGGCAGCTGGGCCCGGGTGACCGGATCGGTCTGGTCGGTGTCAACGGCGCGGGCAAGACCTCGCTGCTGCGGACGCTGGAGGCCGCCGCCCGCAGTGGGGGCGAGCAGCAGCCGGCGGCCGGCAAGGTCGTGGTCGGCAAGACCGTCAAGCTCGCCTACCTCTCGCAGGAGGTCGCCGAGCTCAACCCCGCGCTGCGGGTGCTGGAGGCCGTCCAGCAGGTCCGCGACCGGGTCGACCTCGGCAAGGGCCGGGAGATGACGGCGGGGCAGCTGTGCGAGAAGTTCGGGTTCACGAAGGAGAAGCAGTGGACGCCGGTCGGAGACCTCTCCGGCGGTGAGCGGCGGCGGTTGCAGATCCTGCGGCTGCTGATGGACGAGCCGAACGTCCTGTTCCTGGACGAGCCGACCAACGATCTCGACATCGAGACGCTGACGCAGCTGGAGGACCTGCTCGACGGCTGGCCCGGCTCGATGATCGTCATCAGCCACGACCGGTACTTCGTGGAGCGGACGACGGACCGGGTGTTCGCGCTGCTGGGCGACGCGGCGCTGCGGATGCTGCCGCGCGGCCTGGACGAGTACCTGGAGCGCCGGCAGAAGGTGATCGAGGCGGCGACGCCGGCGCCCGCCCAGCCGGCCGCCGCGGCGCCCAAGAAGCCGGCCGCCGTCAACCGCGCGGCGCAGAAGGAGCTCCAGCGGATCGAGCGCCAACTGGACAAGATCGGGGAGAAGGAGGCGGCGCTGCACGCGCAGATGGCCGAGCACGCCACCGACTTCGAGAAGATCGCCGGACTGGACGCGCAGCTGCGCGAACTGGGTGGGCAGCGCGAGGAGTTGGAGCTGCGCTGGCTGGAGCTGGCCGAGGACGCGTAG
- a CDS encoding sodium:solute symporter family protein produces MITLADGLRLPTNGLDYAILAIYFVVVLGIGFAARRSVKTSLDFFLSGRSLPAWVTGLAFVAANLGATEILGMAATGAQYGVAVVHWYWIGAIPAMVFLGLVMMPFYYRSKVRSVPEFLLQRFDRSAHLLSSILFAFAAVLIAGVNLYALSIVVEALLGWPQWVAIVVAGLFVLAYITVGGLSSAIYNEVLQFFVILAALIPLVVLGLKRVGGWGGLSHSLTSSHGHNFLTAWGGTGIGQANPLGANWLTIILGLGFVLSFGYWTTNFAEVQRALSAKNLSAAQRTPLIAAFPKMFIVFLVMIPGLVAAVLVPKIGAPGGLQYNDAIPYLMQELLPNGVLGIAVTGLLAAFMAGMAANVSSFNTVFTYDIWAKYVKPGRPDGYYLRFGRLITAIGVLASIGTAFIASSFSNIMGYLQTLFSFFNVPMFVVFIIGMFWKRASVKSGVWGLLAGTTAAMLNYFWIYKQGIIAIPTDQGANFVSAIVGFVAGALVMVVVTLFTEPKPEAELAGLVWGTTTPGLEEPSPSSRLRSSRGYPIAEGDAAWYRKPALLGWGAVVLAALCYLPYSL; encoded by the coding sequence ATGATCACTCTGGCCGACGGGCTACGACTCCCGACCAACGGGCTCGACTACGCGATCTTGGCCATCTACTTCGTCGTCGTCCTCGGCATCGGCTTCGCCGCCCGGCGCAGCGTGAAGACGAGCCTGGACTTCTTCCTGTCCGGGCGGTCGCTGCCCGCCTGGGTCACCGGGCTCGCCTTCGTCGCCGCCAACCTCGGCGCCACCGAGATCCTCGGGATGGCGGCCACCGGCGCGCAGTACGGCGTCGCGGTCGTCCACTGGTACTGGATCGGCGCCATCCCGGCCATGGTCTTCCTCGGCCTGGTCATGATGCCCTTCTACTACCGCTCGAAGGTCCGCTCCGTACCGGAGTTCCTGCTCCAGCGCTTCGACAGGTCGGCGCACCTGCTCAGCTCGATACTCTTCGCCTTCGCCGCCGTCCTGATCGCGGGCGTCAACCTCTACGCCCTGTCGATCGTCGTCGAGGCGCTGCTCGGCTGGCCGCAGTGGGTGGCCATCGTCGTCGCCGGGCTCTTCGTCCTCGCCTACATCACCGTCGGCGGACTCTCCTCGGCGATCTACAACGAGGTGCTGCAGTTCTTCGTGATCCTCGCCGCGCTCATCCCGCTGGTCGTCCTCGGCCTCAAGCGGGTCGGCGGCTGGGGCGGCCTGAGCCACTCGCTCACCTCGTCGCACGGCCACAACTTCCTGACGGCCTGGGGCGGTACGGGCATCGGCCAGGCCAACCCGCTGGGCGCCAACTGGCTGACGATCATCCTCGGCCTGGGCTTCGTGCTCTCCTTCGGCTACTGGACCACCAACTTCGCCGAAGTGCAGCGCGCGCTGTCCGCGAAGAACCTCTCCGCCGCCCAGCGCACCCCCCTCATCGCCGCCTTCCCGAAGATGTTCATCGTCTTCCTGGTGATGATCCCGGGCCTGGTCGCCGCCGTCCTCGTCCCGAAGATCGGCGCCCCGGGCGGCCTGCAGTACAACGACGCGATCCCCTACCTCATGCAGGAGCTGCTGCCCAACGGCGTACTGGGCATCGCCGTCACCGGCCTGCTCGCCGCCTTCATGGCCGGCATGGCCGCCAACGTCTCGTCCTTCAACACCGTCTTCACGTACGACATCTGGGCCAAGTACGTGAAGCCGGGCCGGCCCGACGGGTACTACCTGCGCTTCGGCCGGCTGATCACCGCCATCGGCGTACTGGCCTCGATCGGCACCGCCTTCATCGCCTCGTCGTTCTCCAACATCATGGGCTACCTCCAGACCCTGTTCTCCTTCTTCAACGTGCCGATGTTCGTGGTCTTCATCATCGGCATGTTCTGGAAGCGGGCCTCGGTGAAGTCCGGTGTCTGGGGCCTGCTCGCCGGCACCACCGCCGCGATGCTCAACTACTTCTGGATCTACAAGCAGGGCATCATCGCCATCCCCACCGACCAGGGCGCCAACTTCGTCTCCGCGATCGTCGGCTTCGTCGCGGGCGCGCTCGTCATGGTCGTCGTCACGCTCTTCACCGAGCCCAAGCCGGAGGCCGAGCTGGCCGGGCTGGTGTGGGGAACGACCACGCCGGGCCTTGAGGAGCCTTCCCCAAGCTCTCGACTTCGTTCGAGCAGGGGATACCCCATCGCCGAGGGTGACGCCGCCTGGTACCGCAAGCCCGCGCTGCTCGGCTGGGGAGCCGTCGTCCTCGCCGCACTCTGCTACCTGCCCTACTCGCTCTGA
- a CDS encoding Uma2 family endonuclease: MTIAPDNAQQGASHLYLTMRDVIQSMDDVIPGKFEITKEGIVHDMMSPGGPHEVTAAHVSRRLEKLMPDELLAHNGTPDVEDAPEGIMRHPDVMVIAWTDLDVEGSIDPHTIVAAIEVVSRSNPDNDWVGKVRDYPLIGIPIYAVFDPRTGTGAVFTDIHSTPEGPRYATRKDFVYGEDVTIAEWTISTDKLPRYP, encoded by the coding sequence ATGACCATCGCCCCGGACAACGCGCAGCAGGGTGCCTCCCACCTGTACCTGACCATGCGAGATGTCATTCAGTCGATGGACGACGTCATCCCGGGGAAATTCGAGATCACCAAGGAAGGGATCGTTCACGACATGATGTCGCCGGGAGGGCCCCACGAGGTCACGGCCGCACACGTCAGCCGCCGTCTGGAGAAGCTGATGCCGGACGAGTTGCTGGCTCACAACGGCACCCCCGACGTGGAAGACGCACCCGAGGGCATCATGCGGCACCCTGACGTGATGGTGATCGCCTGGACCGATCTCGATGTCGAGGGCTCCATCGACCCCCATACGATCGTCGCCGCCATCGAGGTCGTTTCTCGGTCCAACCCGGACAACGACTGGGTGGGCAAGGTTCGCGACTACCCCTTGATCGGCATTCCGATCTACGCGGTCTTCGACCCCCGCACCGGGACCGGCGCCGTCTTCACGGACATCCACTCCACCCCCGAGGGCCCCCGCTACGCCACCCGCAAGGACTTCGTGTACGGCGAGGACGTCACCATCGCCGAGTGGACGATCTCAACGGACAAACTGCCGCGCTACCCGTGA
- a CDS encoding resuscitation-promoting factor — protein sequence MTPSPSGHRAGRGRGRRRRTRERPEQLRRLVPRALVVAFLAGGTTAFVAHDKAVKLSVDGDPHTLHTFADDVDELLADQNLAIGDHDIVAPAPGSDLRSGDEVVVRHGRPVMLTLDGERRQVWTTADTVAGALHQLGVRAEGAYLSTARSQPIGRHGLELHVRTERSLVFVADGREYRVRTNAATVREALAEAGLALRDHDTTSVPPDSFPREDQTVSVLRITGTTEVREETVPFRTVKRPDPQLTVGTEAVVRPGVPGLRRVTYRLDTVNGVRRKPRKVATETVQAPRPQIVHVGTRALPTSVRGADGLAWGALAACEAGGRPDAVDASGTYGGLYQFDVGTWRRLGGSGRPQDAPAEEQTFRAKKLYVTRGASPWPACGRKLHG from the coding sequence GTGACTCCTTCGCCCAGTGGCCACCGAGCCGGGCGCGGCCGGGGCCGCCGCCGGCGCACCCGCGAGAGGCCCGAACAACTGCGTCGGCTGGTGCCCCGGGCCCTGGTCGTCGCCTTCCTCGCCGGCGGCACCACGGCCTTCGTCGCGCACGACAAGGCCGTCAAGCTCAGCGTCGACGGCGACCCCCACACGCTGCACACCTTCGCCGACGACGTCGATGAACTCCTCGCCGACCAGAACCTCGCGATCGGCGACCACGACATCGTCGCGCCGGCCCCCGGCTCCGACCTCAGAAGCGGCGACGAGGTCGTGGTCCGCCACGGCCGGCCGGTCATGCTCACCCTCGACGGGGAGCGCCGCCAGGTGTGGACCACCGCCGACACCGTCGCCGGCGCGCTGCACCAGCTCGGCGTCCGCGCCGAGGGCGCCTACCTCTCCACCGCCCGCTCCCAGCCCATCGGCCGGCACGGCCTGGAACTGCACGTCCGCACCGAGCGCTCCCTGGTCTTCGTCGCCGACGGCCGCGAGTACCGGGTCCGCACCAACGCGGCCACCGTCCGCGAGGCCCTCGCCGAGGCCGGGCTGGCGCTGCGCGACCACGACACCACCTCGGTGCCGCCGGACAGCTTCCCCCGCGAGGACCAGACCGTCTCGGTGCTGCGGATCACCGGCACCACCGAGGTCCGCGAGGAGACCGTCCCGTTCCGCACCGTCAAGCGGCCCGACCCGCAGCTGACCGTCGGCACCGAGGCCGTGGTCCGCCCCGGCGTCCCCGGCCTGCGGCGGGTCACCTACCGCCTGGACACCGTCAACGGCGTGCGCCGCAAGCCCCGCAAGGTCGCGACCGAGACGGTCCAGGCGCCGCGCCCGCAGATCGTCCACGTCGGCACCCGGGCGCTGCCCACCTCCGTCCGCGGCGCCGACGGCCTCGCCTGGGGCGCACTGGCCGCGTGCGAGGCCGGTGGCCGGCCGGACGCGGTCGACGCCTCCGGCACCTACGGCGGGCTCTACCAGTTCGACGTCGGCACCTGGCGCCGGCTCGGCGGCAGCGGTCGCCCCCAGGACGCACCCGCCGAGGAGCAGACCTTCCGGGCCAAGAAGCTCTACGTCACCCGGGGCGCGAGCCCCTGGCCGGCCTGCGGCCGTAAGCTTCACGGGTGA